DNA from Daucus carota subsp. sativus chromosome 1, DH1 v3.0, whole genome shotgun sequence:
GACTTGCCTGTTCCATATCCATATGACATATCCAATACTTCCAATTTTTCTCTGAGAATTTGCATGTTAAGCATAAGTAGCCCAAATAGTCCCTTAAGATCTCCGACCTGAAATTAATGCAGCGAGAGCATGTTTACGGCACAAAGGATAGAAATTTAAGTAAAGCTTTAAGAAATTTGTACAGAACATTGGACAAACAGCATAATCAGACCTGGAGAATGATATAGTGCTTCACACTTGTCAACCTACTTGGGATTTTGCTCTACAACTATACCCAAAACTGTATAAACCTTAATAATCACTCCAAAGATTGgtgaagagaaaagaaaaaagataaaaCTACCTTTATAAATTTGGCTCCTCCATAAGTCTCTTCTTGTTTCAGACGAGATGTTTTCACATAACGAGAAACATAAGTAGCATTTCCATCTTTAATGCGTAATCCATGAATCATGCTGCAACAGCCACATGACATTTTTTACTACAGAGCTCACAATTCAAAGATTTCCCTTAAAATGTCTAGCACAATATATGTaactatatatatgtgtttcaTCTAAAAACTGGTTACACCAAACTTATTGTAGATAACATTAATAGTCTTCGAAAAACAGTGACACCAGGTAAGCCTTAAGCTTCCCCCTCTCCCTCATTTCTGTATTAATCTTTTCTATGGAAACTCCTTTTCAGTcatttctttaatttataaaacaatttcTAATACTATTGTTGATGAGTCCCTAATTTACTTGCTGTTATAAAAATAGTATAGTATAACATGTGATACAAGTGACTGCTGGGAAATTGTATTGTTAGGAGTAAAGATGGCAAATGACAATTACGTATGTTCTGCCTGTAAATCAAATATCCTAGCAAAACAAGAATATACTTGGGCATAAATCATTTCATTGGCACTTAAGTGGGaagattataaatttcaatttccaGAAGGAAGAAAACACACCCATCTCCGTCAAACCTGcacagataaaaaaaaaaaaaaatcaaaacgatCCTGAGTTAATAAAAGGAAATTAATGACTTTGAAAATAAGATATAGAACGCAAGACAAGCATCACTGATGCAGACAAATAAGGAAGACAAGGGTGAACCCAGAAGTTTTAATAAGGAGTTTGTTCCGAAGAGCAGAGATATACCAGTGATAACCAGCCACAGGGGGGTATTTAGGATTTGGACCAACCCGAAGAAACGCACCATTCAGACAATCCTGgaacaaaattataatatcagATCAAATGTAGAAAGATACATGGGGAACTCATTTAAAGCACATTGTACTGACTTCAATTCTGAATTTTTGTTTCATTGTCCACTCAAGAATTGgttataagagcaagtccactGCAAATGCTAAAATAGTTGTAGTTAATTTATACTCCAATGCTAATGCCAAAACAATTGTAGCTATTGTTGTTTTGAACTTAAATATTTGCATTCGGGGCCTTCTGCTGCTAAGAGCATGTCCGAGAGTCTCCTAGCcgactcttaaatataatataaacaatggGGCTCACAACGTGTTGGTACATTATTAAGATTGGAAACTCTAACGATGCTCTTATATTCATCTTctatcttatattttatttaaattaaatctaaaagaCAGGGAAAAGTAATTAATGCATCGGAGggaatacatatatattaatacaaataAGTTAAGAGTTACGAGGATCTTAGAATAAAGGAAAGAGAAGATGctcataagttttaaaagaGCCTCTAAGAGCTAATTAAGAATTCATGCCTCGATCCCGAAGATGCTCTAGGTTGTTAGATTACTCAAACATATATAACCATCACATGGACAGCATGAAATCAAAGTCCACTAAACAGCCAATCTTGTATTTTATGCTTAGCTTAATTAATAGAGTAATACCATACAGCTACAGATACTTAAtcacaaaattaacaaatttacaGAAAACACTGAAACTGCACTAAAATACTCCGCAATAATACAAAATTCAAGTAACAAAAAGCgcacatataaatttattaagtgGAAGTGAATGAAATCATGGATCACAAGAGAAAACATACTGACCGGAAGATGTCCAATGACAGGGAGATTAGTACAAGGAGGAGCCTCGTCAAGCACCGGAGCAAAGTTACCAGAAAGCCAATGATGATCTACAGAGGAGTCATACATGTACCTAACGATCAAActttcaatccagtcaatagccATTGATGTTAACCCTTTCCTCACTTTTGGATTTACCACCACTACTTCCGCTTCATTTCTCTTCACTTCCTTCACATTTTGCTTTCCCATCACCGTCTTTCGTCTCGTGTATAGAAAGCCTGTATTTTTCCGGTTACTCTACAAAATTCGACAACATGGTAATTATAACATGAACTAATATCAGATCTATTGTCTACAAACTCCAAGTTTATCCGAATACAAacaaattcagaattaatataGGAATTCTTTTCATGTCTTGACATGCAGACCCTATACTATACATTAGTAGTTTCCTGATAATAATATGCATGTTGAGAGAACTAAAAGAGAAATTTCAGCATCAAAGTTTCTTACAAGCATAAGATCATTAGTAGTTTCCTCATGCTGCTCAACCAACTCATTAGTAACGATATTCATCTTCTGATTAGTTGAAGAAGACACCATTCTTGCTGATAATCTGGAGTCCAAATAAAAGTTGCTCCACTTCATTGACTGTAAATTTGATTGCAGCATTGTATTGAATTATGCTgtttttttctctctttcttttaCAAATTCATTTATGATATGATCCTATACCAATTGCATTGACTATTCTTCTTAATTAAAGGGTATAATAATTAAGACGCCGAACTCAGTCAACGTAAATCATACTccctgttttattttattttatcgataagcaagatttattttatattttgaattttgccGCACAATTTTAAATAGTTTGACTCGATAGTAAAATTAATCATTtgtgattaatattttttgtgaattaccCCCTctatcccatttaattctatacgtatTTTTACTGCTCAACAcgcatttcaatattattataaagtatagttcagtaatttatttttaagattcttttctgaataaaaatttagatgttaaattgttattcaagaaaaaaaaaagttacaaaATTATATCTTACCGGAGCATTAGAGTGTGTGGCGTACAATTTTGATTACATGTTTCAATCAGAATGTGAAGCGCCAGGAATCAAAGGCGAAGAGAAGCACTGTGCAACGTCACTGGAGAAAATGAAGGGTTTCAGCACTGTCAACAGATTTTGAAAACGAGAGTGAAATGTAGAAGCGTGGAATTCTTGGATCACAAAGATTGGGAGAAAAGGCTGTGGCTGGTCACAAGCAAAACTATGTATATGATGTGTTTTATTGCCACAAAACAAACAACGTTAAGGCATATACAGTTTTCCTAGTTGGAAATGATGAAACAAAAGCGAAAGCAGCACTTATTTGCCACACAGACACTTCCTCTTGGAATCCTAAACATTTGGCATTGCACATTGTTTAGCAAGACCCTCTACGGCTCTACCATCACGGCAATGCCTCCGGAACAATGCATGTCATCGGTGGAACAATGCATCATTCCTATCACAATAACAGGTTAGGTAGCCTCCAAGTATCTCCTGAATCACTTTAGTTAAAAAAGTTGGCAATTCTGCTGAGGGAAGCATCTATCTGCAGAATTTACGGTAGTAGTCCTGATGTTATTTATCACAACCCTTGTGTATTTACTAAgtatgtaattattttttactCGTTAGACACAACATaaacttatatacccctttgtACAAACAGATATTACACAAATGTTAAGATTAAAGGTATGCAAGTCAAAGAGACCTCGTTACTCATGTGGTTCTGCAACTCTCTTGTCCGTACAAAGAGATATCACACAAATTTTGAGATTACAGGTATGCAAGTCACAGAGCCCTTGCTACTTATCTGGTTCTGCAAGGCTCAGGCTTTCTACCGTTTGGCTTGTTCTTGAAGTTGTTCCTGTACAAATTCACAAGTTAAGGATCCCATCTTTTAGCGGAAAGTGTCCAAAATTGTACAATTCATAATGAAAGACACAAAGAAGCCTCTAGTACAATTTAGATATAAAGACACAGAAAACCATAATCAGAAGTATGGTTTTATAACCCACTAGTCATCAATGAGAGACACAAAAAAGCTACTGACCTCCGTCAGAAAGAAGGCATGGAATCCATAAGGAACTCTGTTCGGTAATTCAACAACTGCAACGGGATCAGGTGACATTGTTTTCGCATCAATCACATTGACTGCTGATCTTCTGCACATGTAGCAAAAGAAAGGATAAGCAAGCGGCAATGTATCAGGCAAATGTTAGTGAGAAGCACCTGCTGTTTTTTCAGTAAATGGGGTTGACAGTAATAACATTGAGGGATGACACTACTGCCTAGAAAGTTATGAAAATGTTCAACTGACATATTACAGAGCTATGTGACATTCTAATTGCCACTTCAGTCGGACATTCTAGAGCAGCGGAATATCTTCTATTTTATAATAcctctaaaaaataaaataaagtctcATCATCTTGTTACAATAGCTCTTTTTTGCTGAAGAGTGGCTTGAGTATAATGGTTGACTTGTAAAACTCCCGTACCAAATAATTTTTGGAGATTTTTTCTACTACCATGAATTTTACGAAATCAAATTTTCACTTCATCATAGTCTGCCCACCTACTATAGCCACTAGGGAGAAGGGGCAATGATAACATACCGTGTAAACCTGGGGTTCGGATAAGACTCTTATACAATTGTTACAGCCCTACCTCATATTATCAAGTCATCTATGTAACAACTTTTTGAATCCATACTTTGGACTTCAACAACTAAATTCATATTCATGTTAGTTGATATATTTGGATGCAGTCAGTATGTACTTCAGTCTAGCAAAAAAAAGAAGCTAGCAGATATATCCTCAAATTCAAGAGAGGGGAAGACAACTTTACCCAGTGTTCTCATTGTGTACAAAATGAATTAAGTAGCCATCATCTTCTTCAGAAGTAACTCCAGGCTGACGAGGGACAAAGATGGCCTCTGAACCAAATCCACCAACTCCCAGGTCAAAGATACCTTGAATGTTTCCTCCAACTTCAAGCTTTCTTTTCCCCGCTTCTGGGTTCATGTGCAAATCAAATTTGACAATCCCAGTGATCTTTGCAGATTGGTCCAGTATAGTTCCATACACATATTGTTGTTTCCTGAATTGATCAAGATGATTATCGAGTACTTTATGAAAAgatctgaaaatttaaaaaaaaaaaaaaaaaggaaaaatatatacataagttTTTCCGCTACAGGATTTCAGATTgagctttaaaaaaaattctttttccaAATATAGAAACATATCCCTCATATAGTCATCTCTGATTATGTTCGTTAATGAAATGGAACATTAACAATGTAGCTTCATGTACCTGCCAGTATAGCTCTCATTTATCCGAGGAAAATCAACAGCAGATGCTGAGAGTTTCTTCTGGGAAGCTAGACCACTCTTCATGTTAAATCTCATCTCGAACCTGAAAATTGTTTTGTAGTCAAGAGCGGATAGCTTAGTATCGAATGCGGtgctaaaaaaaatacattagtAGATGAGACCTACAATTCATTATGAATATTCTCGGGCTTCTCTTTCATATCCccattatttataataaagtcTGGATTCTCAAGACGACAGGTGATTAAGACAACTTCATCTCCTTCCTCCCAAGCATTGGCTGATAAAAAAGTTTGACAACAATTCAGGGGAACAATTGAAGAAAAAACAACAAACGCTAGCAGTTACATCCTCAAAAAGcaataaaaaaacttaaaacttgGCAAATCTTACAAGGTTCTGGGCATGGCATATCCATGTACGAGGTGATTTCATGCATATATTTCAGAGTAAACATGATTGTTCTTaagtaataaaaatatgttaatgAAACCGATATGAACAAGAAATTCAATAAAGCTCAATTTTTTATACTAAATACATTCAACAGAACGTGATGTAATTTGAATTACACTGGAAAACAAGTATATTCCCTTAGACCATGAGCATACTGCATACACACATCCTTAACTATGGGATTCGAAAGGAAACGACATGTGTGGTGGACTACAACCTCTAAAATAAATCTACTTACTAACTGGGATGGATAAAGAATTTGGTGCCTCACCATTGTGAAATATAAAGCAATTTGGGAGCTCAAACCATTTTATTAGCAGCTCATTCTTAGCATATCGTGGAAGGATACCAAAGCGGGCCTTTTTAGTTGCATCAAAAGTGATTATCAGCTTCTTTTCCTTCACCATTTCCTAAATAGTAAAATCAATTTGGGAGTCACCCTTAAAGATTACAGAAATGTGTAACGCGGATGGTGAAATATCATACACATAATCTTAAGATTAATATTCATAATTATCACACGGCCAATGCAGATATGTTGATAGAATATACTTGTACCTTGGGTTTGATGAATAAGGGTAGATCCATGACTATTGCGTAATTTTCAGTAATGGCAAAGTCATGCATCATCACGGGGTCTGCTAATGTTATTGGCACAGGATCATCCATAACACCAGTCCTGGAAATCACTCTGTATGTCATATATGGAGGTGTTTGTGAGTAGCCAAAGGTAAACATTTCACCTAAATgaataaataatgttattaaatgAGTAATTCCAAAAACTCTTTTAAACATATCAGGGACAGTGGCTTTTACCGGTAAATGGGTCAACCTTTGGATGGGCAGTAAATGAATGTGTTAGCCGCTTGTCATAATCCAGCAAACCAAGGGTTTGCAAATCTCCATCTTCGAACACTTTAATGGCATCTGCAGATAGAAGAGAGTGGGTGTCATTTTATTCTGCAATGTACCCTGGCATAGGTTCTATGCATAATGCATTAATCATGTGCTATACAATAAAGTATGAAGATGAAAAAACCAAGGTGAACCGAGATCTGGACATCTTAACAATCACTTTCTTCCCTGAACGGaattatattaaactaaaacaAGATTATGTTTCTGAAAGGGCTAGAGGTGGTTTCTCATTTATTAGGTGGACTTGAAATGTATAAGAGAAGGATGGGATTTCCCTATTCGAAGTATACTATTCTTAAGAAATAACTTCCGTTACATTTCTACCAAACCAAAGGGACTAAATACACTACTAGGAATAGTTAAAAAAGCAAGGCATAAAAAACACATTTATATGACGATTTCATGATCATTCTGTGCTTAGTTATCAAAATAAAGCCTACATTTATAGATCATTCAAATGCACTACTTCTGATCTATTACAACATAAATACCCTataattccaaaaaaaaaaaatcacaataaaagGAATGactacttttttttctttctttctttctctctttttttttttggagggGGGGAGCAAAGAGACGAAAAAAACTGTACAAAAACTTCACAACAATCTACATTTAATTTAGTGAACTGTTATAAGACGCTTTCAACAAAACAATCTACATTTAATCTTGTACAATAGTATAAGATGCCAAGTACAAATGATGTTTAAACATTAAACAGGCAGCTAGCTTACATGGTTTGTCGCCCTCATTAAGAGCCATTAGTTTACCATGATGATAAATCATAGCCGTATTAGCTGCAAAAAAGTGAAACAGAAAGTCATTTTAAAGGCTCCCCATACAGCATGACACAGAAAAGAATGTGTCAGCAAATTTCTTTCCgataatcatcataatcaaGTACAACTCTTGAGTAAACAACTTGCCTGTTCCAAATCCATATGACATATCCAatacttttaatttttctctGAGAATTTGCATGTTAACCATAAATAGACCAAATAGTCCCCTAAGATCTCCAAGCTGAAATTAATGCAGTGAAAGCATGTTTATGGACATACCAGATTTAAATTTTTGGTATAGAGATATGAAAAGTGTAAAGAACTCTAGATAAACAGCATAATCAATCTCCTAAATAATGGTATAGTTAAAAGTGCTTCACAGCTATCACTCCGCTTAGGATTTTGCTCCACAATTGATTCCAAAACAATATAACCTATATAACCATCTTAAAGACTGGTGAAGAGAGAAGCAAAAAGTTGATTTCCGTAGATGCTAAGATGCATACCTTCATAAATTTAGCTCCTCCAAAAGTCTCTTCTTGTTTCATACGAGATGTTTTCACATAGCGAGAGACGTAAGTAGCTTTTCCATCTTTAATGCGTAGTCCATGAATCATGCTGCCACAAACACATAACATGTTACTATTGACCTAGTGTTCAAAGACTTTCTTTTACAATGTCTAGCACTTACATGTAACCATATATATTTGCAATTCTTTAAGGAACAGGTTATACAACATTTATTGTGCAGATATCATCATTAGGCAATCTTGGAAACACCGTGACACCAGGCAAGTGTTTTGCTCtctgtattaaaaaaatttgcggAAACTTCTCTTTAGCAAGTTTTGTAACTAACAAAATAATATCCGGTAATCCATTGATGCCTTAATTTACTTGTTGGCATAACAATTAGTATAATGAAGCACGTTCTGTATTGACTCAATTAAACCCTTATTATAGCCAACATACTCCGTATATCCAATCCGGATGTAGGGTGCAAGGAGCATATACGCAGACCTTAATTTTTCGCTAGAGAGAGGCTGTTTCCATAAAACTCCCTGCTTATAAAGATGTAAGATATACAAATCCAGCAACTGCCTTTCATTCCTAAAGTGGCTTCACATCAAGAAGAGATCAGCTAATTTCCCCAATTCtgtcatattaatattttctattttttttgcctaaattaattctaatattACTATGAACATGACAACGGTTTTGATCCTTTTAATTTATATCTTATTGTGGCTTACGCGGGACAGCAGTGAAGGGCTAGCTAACGTAACTCAAATGTGTTGTAACCCAAACACATGTACAGATAAAACAAAGTTAAAGTTCGTCGTGTATTATATAGTCATCCACCAGAAAAAGAATTCGTTGGCACTTGAGGAGGGAAAGTATATATTTCAATACAGAGAAAAAAAGGAAACGCACCCATCTCCATCAAACCTGCACagttgaaaaaaatgaaaataagcaCAAGCTCGAGTTAAATAAGGAAAACACTATTTGTGAAAGagcaaaaaagttaaaaaataagaaCCAATAGACAAGACAAGCATTAATAATACAGACAATTTACAAGAGCGAACCTAAATAATTATGTTATGAGTTAGTTCAAAAGAGTCCTGATATACCAGTGATAACCAGCCACAGGGGGGAACTTCGGATTCGGACCAACCCTGACAAACTCGCCATTCAGACACTCCTGccacaaaattataatatcagATCAAAGATGAAAACTTTTTTTCGAAGAAAGTGTATATGATCTCCGGGCTTCCAAGGATTACAAGACTAGCTCTCACCCAAGTCACATTGTCCTTAATAACTTGAATCATTTAATCAACCATCTAAAAATTTCGAATTAGAATCTCTTATAGTGAATTTTATTAGGAAGCCTGATCGAACTACAGAGCACtgataaaatataacaaaacacTCAGATATAAATTTAGCAAGTGCAAGTGAATGAAATGATGGATAAGCAAGAGAAAATACACTGACCGGAAGATGACCAATGACAGGGAGATTAGTACAAGGAGGAGTCTCGTCGAGAATGGGAGCAAAGTTACCAGAAAGCCAGTGATGAGGTGCAGAAGGGTCATACATGCACTTGATGATCAAAGTTTCAAGCCAGTCAATGGCTTTTGATGTTAATCCTTTGTTGGGCTTTGGAGTTACCACTACTACTTCCCCTTCATTTCTCTCCGCTCCCTTCTCTTCTTCCTTCCCCTTCACCATCTTTTggttagtgtgtgtgtgtgtgtgttttgaagATGGTAGCTGTTTTTATGAGTTATCTATGTGGTGTTGTAGGTTCTTTGTCTTCTCGGTGGAGCTCTGCATGCCACGTTTTGTGTTTTGGATTTCTGTCTGATATTGTGTAGTAATGGAtcagttaataaattaataaaaataggtattatacctttttttttattagaaaaaaacaCCTGGGGTAATAACTGGACTAATTGCCAATTGGACCGTGCGTGTgatattttcagaattttttatcATCACAAAAGTTCAAATTTTCATCAAGAGACGATATTATTAAACGATTTTAACCTAAAATGTGAAATAAATAAAACGAATTATATTACCATATCGCAGACGCGTACTATATTATTCGCAAGGTAAATACAAGAAAACAATGCAGGATGACACGCTAAAAATATTGTGTTCTCGTCCTTTGAAATGAGAAATTTCTatctttttatcaaaatattggATAGGACATGTATCCAAGAAAATTTGAtctttttattttcagaaaatttatataccaaaaaataattaaaagaacttGGAGAAAAGATATTTAACCAAGATACCcaattctcaaaaaaaataataatagatagTCATAAAAAACATACCACAtcttcagaaaattaaaaatacatatataaaaaaaaaaaaaaaacgaatcACCCTACTCGGTAACCATTCCTAATACttgattataaaaattagatatttttaGCCATCACCACTTAAATGTGTAAATATCATGCCTACCAGTCCACAAATATTGCATTAATTGCAACATTCGTCTCATGCATAATGATGCGTACAATAATAATCTACAGAAATAAAATACATGCAAAACTAATTTGTAACATGTGCAACACATTCTTGCCACAATATTTTAACATGTTCACAATTTATCATCCCAACTC
Protein-coding regions in this window:
- the LOC108205063 gene encoding carotenoid 9,10(9',10')-cleavage dioxygenase 1-like isoform X1, whose product is MVKGKEEEKGAERNEGEVVVVTPKPNKGLTSKAIDWLETLIIKCMYDPSAPHHWLSGNFAPILDETPPCTNLPVIGHLPECLNGEFVRVGPNPKFPPVAGYHWFDGDGMIHGLRIKDGKATYVSRYVKTSRMKQEETFGGAKFMKLGDLRGLFGLFMVNMQILREKLKVLDMSYGFGTANTAMIYHHGKLMALNEGDKPYAIKVFEDGDLQTLGLLDYDKRLTHSFTAHPKVDPFTGEMFTFGYSQTPPYMTYRVISRTGVMDDPVPITLADPVMMHDFAITENYAIVMDLPLFIKPKEMVKEKKLIITFDATKKARFGILPRYAKNELLIKWFELPNCFIFHNANAWEEGDEVVLITCRLENPDFIINNGDMKEKPENIHNELFEMRFNMKSGLASQKKLSASAVDFPRINESYTGRSFHKVLDNHLDQFRKQQYVYGTILDQSAKITGIVKFDLHMNPEAGKRKLEVGGNIQGIFDLGVGGFGSEAIFVPRQPGVTSEEDDGYLIHFVHNENTGRSAVNVIDAKTMSPDPVAVVELPNRVPYGFHAFFLTEEQLQEQAKR
- the LOC108205063 gene encoding carotenoid 9,10(9',10')-cleavage dioxygenase 1-like isoform X2 → MVKGKEEEKGAERNEGEVVVVTPKPNKGLTSKAIDWLETLIIKCMYDPSAPHHWLSGNFAPILDETPPCTNLPVIGHLPECLNGEFVRVGPNPKFPPVAGYHWFDGDGMIHGLRIKDGKATYVSRYVKTSRMKQEETFGGAKFMKLGDLRGLFGLFMVNMQILREKLKVLDMSYGFGTANTAMIYHHGKLMALNEGDKPYAIKVFEDGDLQTLGLLDYDKRLTHSFTAHPKVDPFTGEMFTFGYSQTPPYMTYRVISRTGVMDDPVPITLADPVMMHDFAITENYAIVMDLPLFIKPKEMVKEKKLIITFDATKKARFGILPRYAKNELLIKWFELPNCFIFHNANAWEEGDEVVLITCRLENPDFIINNGDMKEKPENIHNELFEMRFNMKSGLASQKKLSASAVDFPRINESYTGRKQQYVYGTILDQSAKITGIVKFDLHMNPEAGKRKLEVGGNIQGIFDLGVGGFGSEAIFVPRQPGVTSEEDDGYLIHFVHNENTGRSAVNVIDAKTMSPDPVAVVELPNRVPYGFHAFFLTEEQLQEQAKR